In Miscanthus floridulus cultivar M001 chromosome 19, ASM1932011v1, whole genome shotgun sequence, the DNA window GTAGATAATTTCCAGGAAGCTACTGAAGCACCTTGTATTACAAGTGGCAGTGTAAATTCAGTGGAATTAATATTTGTATGGGCGAACTGCCCTTGAGTGTGACATATGCAGATCCAACCCTTGGGTTCCCGGGTGTAAATGCGAAGGTTGAGCAGCTAAAAAAAGAATTgcccaatgtccatgttcttgaTCAGTTCTCGAACAAAGCAAATACTGAAGCACATATTAGATGGACTGGTATGGTTACCGAATGAGTTTGGATATGATGTTTTTATTCCAGTACACATGAGTAAGCTTATGCAGACGTCAGACGAACTCATTTCTCCTGAAATTTATTACAGAGTAGTGATAGTTAGTAGTTTCTATCCTATTTAATATACTTTGCTGGAACTGGTACAGGTGACAATGTTGTTTCTACTTCTACATGCTATCATAATACATTGCATGTTGTTGATGTGTACTGATTGATATACAGGGCCTGAGATTTGGAAGGACACTGCTGGCAAGGTGGACATATTTGTAGCTGGTTCAGGCACAGGAGGTACGGTATCTGGTGTTGGGAAGTATCTGAAGATGCAAAACCCCAGTATCAAGATCATCTGTGTTGAGCCTGCAGAGAGTCCAGTTGTTTCAGGTACTATACCATTCAGAAACATCAATTATCATCAATTAATCCAGTAGCTAACTAGGTTTCCTTCTTGGGAGATGTTTGAGGCTGCTCGCTTAGAACATCGACCGCGTGTAAGGTTTGAACTCtaatcctcttaatgaaaaacgggttGACACCCGGTCACGAAAAATTATCATCAATTAGGTTAGTATGATCTTTGGAACGAATGATCTTGGTATATATAGGAAGTTACGCAGAGAAAAAAGGTGTTATATTGACTGCTATGCGCTCAGGAAGTATTCCTTTAAGTAGCTAATGTTTCTTTAGAGATACTTCATTTTCCATTCCGGCCTGTTTGGATCCTTATAATTGAAATCCATTCCAAGAATCACAATTTCGCATGCGGAACGTACTTGTGTGCTATTGACATGGGGGACGATACTTGTGTGTTGCACTACTGCAGGCTGCTGGTGAGCGAGCCGAAGAGCATGTGGTACAAGTTGCAAAGCAGAAACAGAGCGTGGGGCTCGACAAAATTTATTTCTCTCAGCCTGTGAATTTAAGATGAGTCTAAACTTTGGAAAgttgtggaatgtcaaattccaaatcAAATAGTCTGGTCTGTGAACTAGTTTCCAATTCAgcaaatgaaaggatccaaaaATGCCGTTATAGTTCTTCTGTATTGATGGCCCATCAATTTTCCGGTTTAAAGTCAAATGCTCTATGCCTATTATCAGGCACAGTTGGACTAGCACAGAGCGACGTTTTCTGCACTGAACAATAACAATCCATTTCCACACTGAATGATAATGACATAGTATTGCTGTCCTTCAGGTGGTGAACCAGGAAAACACAAAATTCAGGGAATAGGACCAGGATTTGTACCTGAAGTACTGGACAGATCAGTTATCGATGAGGTTGTCACAGTGACAACTGAGGAGGCGATGGTGAACGCGAGGAGGTTGGCTAGGGAAGAGGGCCTTCTTGTGGGCATATCATCTGGAGCGAACTTGGCAGCTTGCTTGAAGGTTTACAACAATCCTAACTAATTTCTTCCATTAattgttactccctccattctaaattaaaAAGTCGTTTTGGATTTTttaatacatagcttttgctgtgTACTTAGATATACCCTAtgcctagatacatagtaaaagcaatatataaaaaaaacaaagcatcttacagtttagaacagagggagtatttctATTCTGATTTTTTTTAGTAAACCTTGAAATGAATGTACCTTTAGGCTGCAGAGAGAGACGAAAATAAGGGGAAGATGATTGTCACCATGTTTCCAACCGGGGGCGAGAGATACATGAACTCTGACCTGTTTGCTGCTGTTAGAGAGGAGTGTATTGCCATGACATTTTGATCCTATATTCAGAAGAGGGCCGTGGGATATTTTCCATGTAACGGTCGGCATGTGTTGCATGTAGCTGATATTGGGTCATACCGCCATGAATTGCGTGATTTTGCTACAGAATTTATACTCAAGGAAAATGTATGAATTAACTGGACGAGAAATGGACAACGAACTAATGTGTCCCAGGATTAAAATTTTTAAAACTCTAGAAAATAGACAACGATCTAAGGAGTCCCATGATTATTTCAAAAGTTGGTTGATCGTATAATTTGCTAAACCAACACAAACTGCCTCCGAATTGTATgacgttttattttttttaaaaaaaaggaaagaaaaacagATGTGCAGTTCGTGAATCTTTATCTTCATACGGTATTTATTCACTCTGTACATTTAtaaatctttttttttgaaatggaAGAGAACAATTATATGCTTGTTTACATCAAGTCTCTGGACAATAAAAAAGATACACTAGAGTAAATTTAGAGTTTTCTAATAATATTCTTCACCTCCAATCCATTTCTCCTCAGGATAAAACATTGGCAACAGCTAATAAGATCAAAATGAACGCCAAAATCTAGATTCATGACACCATAATTCTTGTTCTGTCTTTTTTTAATACTTATGTGTTCTAAAGTTCTAGTCCATGCAGAACACGGATTGATGACTAgttaattaactactctcttcattccaaattatgGTCAGTTTGGCTTTGTTCTAAGTTAAACAACTTCTCTAACTTTAACTAAGTCTATAAAAAGGTGCCAACATTAGAACACCAAATTAATGTCTTGACAGTTCACTTACTGGTATTCTAGATGtcattatatttatatatttctATAAACTTGCATTGGTGGTATACTAGATGCTATTATATATTTCTATAGTCTCTTAGTTAATCACAACAGCGTGCGTTCCACCGTCTAGCGGTGCCTTGTGTTCGTGTTTACCCCATCGCTAATGGCATCTCGCCGTGATGTGATGTCGGACGTGTAAAACTCTCTAACTCCTTCTTAATGGAACACGTGCTAAGCACGttctaaaaaaaaaatatttctataaacctttgactaagtttataaaaaaGATGCCAACGTTGCAACACCAAATTAATGTCTTGAGAGTGCACTTACTGGTATTCTAGATGTCATTATATATTTCTATAAATTTGGGGTATTCTTGATGTTATTATATATTTCTATAAGCTTAGTTGAAGATAGAGAAGTTTAACTTAAaacaaagctaaagccaaagtaGCTTTATAATTTGGTAGAGAGCGAGTAATAAATGCTTCTTAAGTGACGTGATTGAACCATAAACTCATAGGTTGGCCACGTATGGTCAGGCTATTGCTATATTGCACGGTATCATGCACATTAAACGAGTGTCGTATAGGATTTGGTTGGCCCCCATTATTTTGTAGAGTTAATAAAGAAAGAGACAAAAGTAAAGCTGTGTTTTGGTTTGGGTTTGATTTTCAAGACTTGAAAACCCTGTATAAGCTAGCTTTTAGCCCATTAGTGCAAGTACAATAACGACAGATTGTACGTGGGCTATGTAAAAACCCtgtaaaaaaaaaaggagagagaaGCAGGGAAGCGATGCACGAGAACTAAGAAACTTTACGAGAGAAGAAAGTTGGCTATGTATTAATAGTAAAAAGGTAACTACTATATAGGTAGACTTGAGAGATAGGCTGTAAAGATCCATACAACTAGCAGCAGGCTGTATTATTAGCTTTGCTTTTATCAAGGTGTCCTTAACGACCGATGATACAGTCAACTACTGAAATGGGAAAGTCATCAACTTGGTGAAGAGAAAAACGGGAGAAGGAAGACTCACCATCAAAGAAAGAACCTCTTTCACCGCCGGTTAGCGATGACTAGCCTCGTCACCGTCAATTGCAAAAACGGTGTTCAAACTAATAATCACCCATGGATCCTCGTATGAACTGACGATGATAATTGAATAAACAAAAAAAACAGCTGATGTCCAAGCTAGTAAGCCTGCCACCGCCCGCTGCCGCCGGATCTGAGAGAGGGGGGTTAAGGGACGTTGTGAGAGAGAGATCTGAGAGGGAGAGAGCTCCATCGCTGGGGTAGCGTGCGCCTGCGGACCTTTGCGTTGGGCCGCTGGTCGCACCATTGGGAGGGCACCTGAGGAGCTTCCAGTAGGGGTATCGCAGAGGGCGTCacaagagggagagagggaggaagagagTAAATGGAAACATAGGAACGTAGAGAGGCAGGTCaatgcactactacagaaaacatCTTTAGAGACGGGTAAAATAGGTTTTTAGGGGCGGTTTGCGCAACCGCTACAATGCCACTGATTGTAAAGATGGGGCGTCTCGAGCGACGGGCTTTTAACCGCCCCTGAAAATGCATTTATAGGGCGGTTCTGTTAGGATCTTCGCCTCTAAAAATGTATTTTCCATTAGGAGAACCTCAGAGGCGGCTCCAATACATGGAACTGCCCCTGAAAATGCATTACCAGGGGCGGCTACTGCAATGCAACCGTCCCTAAAAATATTTTTTCAAGGACAGTTGTAACAATGCAACTGTCTCTGAAAATATATATTTAGGGACGGTGTAatcaaccgcctctgaaaatcagtttcaaatttttgaatttgAAATTTCCCGCCAAATTTGATATCGCGTTTTCCGACCAAATTTCATACCCGATTGCAAATGATTCAAATTAACTTCATAAATACACAGTAGTGCACTAGTTATACACACATGATCAACAAAGTATTTGTTATGTACAAATTACAAGTCTATATTAATTGTGCTCCTGCCCAAAGAATGAAAAGAAGGGATACATTACAaattacaccataaatcatttactaaaacatgtcatgagcatcatatttatgtgttaatgcatgtaatagagtgtgtagatcaatttctgtaactcaaaacgatcaacagaaatgcgaaacgaaagttgattcgatagtcatgttatatcacttagggtatAAAATCAATTTTtgttaagcaaaaatgctatagaacatgtatgtgatacttaaataaagtttgaagtccaaactttgtagatgacaatgaaatacttgtggtcaaaaaattatattactagctaatatttttcACTAGCCTGGAAATCGCAAATGGAAATTAAATTCAGCtctaaaacttagaaattttcaagtctgtcgagtgctagacattgctatgttttgcaatttattgtgagagattggattaaggagtagggtagtattatggcttcttttagtagcctaatataccctctaaggtatagcaaaagtggtttggggattggatcagcGGTTTAGACGCCTCGAATGCTATAAAATCCGTGCATAACATGAACTCGGGCCATCTTATGTTGGGCGCGGTCACCAGGCCATCCTGCACCGACGTCACGACGTCGGTGCACCAGGCGCACGCGCACACGCGCATGTGGCCACGCTGGCCGGTTGCTGCTGCCGCAGCCCGGCTGCGGTGGGCACACCGCTAGCCGCCAACCGCAAGCCGCCGCGCCCACCGCTCACCTGCGCCTGGCCGTCCTGCCACCGTACCGCGCTGCTACCACTGTCGTCTCACCAcctgggcttggccgaggccggCCGCAGCGAGCCGCTGGCCCTACGCCCTGCTGCTCTGCCTCGCACTGCCATTTTGGGTGCCGCCGTGGCCACACTATACTGTCGTCGCGTCCGCACTGTCGGCACTACTCACGTCGCGACGCTGCCGCTACTGTTGTGTCGTCATCGCGTTCACGCTAATCCGCTGCACCTCTGCACTATTGTCAGCCCTGTGTGTGTCGCCTCTGCCGTGCACATGTGGGCGAGCCGCCGTCGCcacgccatttatggcactgtggcGCGCGGGCCACGCCAGTCGGACGCGCGCGCGCGTTGTCCGTAGCGCCGATGCGTGGGCCTCCAGTGCTCGCCGCTCGCGTCCCACCAAGGCGtggacgagccgagcccacctaccgtgtcgtctctctctttccctctttctccctctgttttCCATCGCCATCGCGTCATGTCAtggtgaagccagagagcgagcacctctcaccAATTCCTCGTGCTCCGCCTTCAGGCACCCTCTCTAGccgaccccaccccgccttgactcGCATCATGCCGAGCtcaaattttggagctttgcccaccgCCGTGCCGGTAAGGCCCGTCGTCGCCCGCGTCATGGCTAGTCTCCACCACTTCATCCCACGccaattcctctgcaccactagctagCCTTGGCTCCCTCTTTGTTGTGCGCACGCTAGTCGCAGCTCTAGTGCCGCCTCCTCGCCACTAACATGGCCATGCCTTTGCGGTCCGCCGTTCACCTCGCaacgcgcacgtggccagcctcgcTCGGGTCATCTCTGGCCGAGTCGGCTTCTCGATAAGGTCACTGGTGAGTGGTCGTTGCTAACCCGCTACCCCTACCGCCTTGTTGTTGTTGCGGCTCACCTGAATGCCATCGCCATTGCCATAGAGTGCCCGCCATTGTGGAGACGTCCCTCTATGGCATCCTGGCtcgtgcaaccaccgcccatcgtctcacgtcgaaccctaggtgagcatcggcctcgtagataggtcagcaGGGTCTCGTGTGTCTGGCGTaagcgccagtgccaccgctcgccacgCCGAAGCACGCGAGGATGGCCGAGGACCTTGCCATTGTAAACAGGAGAAAGATCCGAGGCTTTTGTTGCAAAGTCATTGTCTATAGAAATAATAACGTGGACTGCGGTTGTTTTACTCATAGTCTAGGGGCATTTTTGCAATAGTGCCTCCGCGCGTGGGCTTTCTTGCCGCGGGCCGCCTCCGCTCGTGGGTTGCACCTCGCCTGTGGGCTGCCGTGCGCTCGCGCGTTGCGCCACATGGGCCGCATTGGGCCAAATTGAGTTTAtctttttcgtggagaatagaaataacttttcatttgaattcTGAGCTGAagtttggtaaatcatataaaatcatgtatttatccaaaaattatgaaactaattttgttagttcctaaaattgtgctctatctgttggtatatttagttcatatatatatatatttgttgataccaggaactattaaatcatttgagagtgcttaatattattaggttaaatattgtaggaatttttgtgacaaTATGGTGATAGctgtagctttgaaaattttacagtagcttcatggtattattttgtgctcattgtaatttttgtagctttagaatagacttaacataagggtagttaaatgctctttgtttcaaatatacattaaatcattagtagaaataaagatatatccttcatttgtaaagctaggtgtttgttagttgaacccaacactttacttaatgaatatgatagttagcttagtatcttagtcattagagctagcttagtagtttaccatgtgtattcttaatttaggagctgctgttgctaaaatactaagtgttgcatcatcatcgcatgcatgtagagaatgagttggtggagatcatgaccatcggagaccacaagttcgaggaggtgatcaaggagtatgagaaagagattctcatgcaggaggagccaccactgactgactgagctgacactgcacctgcccaaggcaagccctggtgcataacccttattttgaatgatcactagatatatatatatgtgatgtgcatttatgttactggatttatattgaaactatattcatagataacctacctatgagacctactagcttaggtcgagtagctgccatGCTTAGACTATCGGTAGCGTAAGTAACCTACCTTTACtgataataggtgattattattatcactgtcttggtaaaatggtgaaaggaaatggagatcaagcagggatatggtacgggtattggtgggtgtaataggttgtgttccacggccaatggggcatagcttggttacactatttttcctatccctatcggttaaggaccggccgtttcattggattctagtcaggtcacagacttattatcctaagcacatgcttgtttatgggagcaaggaagactcgttgctctttTATCGTGGGTTTCAGCTCTTTTTAGACCAactaattggaggtggggatggtggaggtctaagcaccatattgagactaggacacaggtgtgggggcttggagtccaagtttggacggggacatagaccccttgacaggagagtggtgggttggtcctgcttgtgcctggggtacaagcagggtatgtgttttggggtacctaggtgggctacattgattcatgaatcgccgtgtaatacggtatgacttgtctatgatctagca includes these proteins:
- the LOC136528515 gene encoding cysteine synthase-like, producing the protein MVEDAEERGLISPGVTTLVEPTGGNMGLGLVLIAIRKGYRFVAVMPGQYSLDKQILLRYMGAELYLTDPTLGFPGVNAKVEQLKKELPNVHVLDQFSNKANTEAHIRWTGPEIWKDTAGKVDIFVAGSGTGGTVSGVGKYLKMQNPSIKIICVEPAESPVVSGGEPGKHKIQGIGPGFVPEVLDRSVIDEVVTVTTEEAMVNARRLAREEGLLVGISSGANLAACLKAAERDENKGKMIVTMFPTGGERYMNSDLFAAVREECIAMTF